AGTTGTTGATACCATTCAAGAACAAGTCAAAGCTGTTAATCCGCTTTGGCAAAAGCTGATGCACAATGATCTGAATTTGGGTGAGTTTAAAGCACTTTGTAAAGATATCGACAAATTGCTGAAAACAACATCATCAGAAACCGAACACATGCACGCGCTAATGACAGACGTATTAATGGCGCAAGATTTCCAAGACTTAACAGGTCAAGTGATTAGAAAAGTCATCGACCTTGTACGAGAAGTTGAAGAAAGCTTGATTAATATGTTGACAGCTTTTGGTGTGACGGAAGATGAGCAAAGAGAAAAAGCAACCCTGAAAACAGGTGAAAACTTAGTTGAAGGGCCGATTGTTAATACAGACGAGAGAGACGACGTTGTATCAGATCAAGATGACGTTGATGATCTCTTATCTAGCCTAGGATTTTAGCGGGAGTTTGGTGCATGTCCTTTGAAGCGGATGAAGAAATTCTACAGGATTTTTTAATAGAAGCAGGCGAAATTTTAGAAGCATTGTCTGAGCAACTTGTTGAGTTGGAAAATGACCCTGACAATGCTGATTTACTGAACGCTATTTTTAGAGGCTTTCATACCGTCAAAGGTGGTGCCGGATTTTTATCATTAACTGAACTTGTTGATGCCTGTCACGGTGCGGAAAATGTGTTTGACATTCTGCGTAATGGTCAACGTTCTGTAACCCCTGAATTGATGGATGTTATCTTGCAAGCGCTTGATACCATTAATGAAATGTTTGCGTTGGTGCAAAATCGTGAACAACCCGAACCTGCAGATCCTGCTTTGCTTGCCGAGCTTCACCGTTTGAGTGAGCCAGAAGGTAGCGAAAGCGCTGCGCCAGCTCCTGCTGTTGAAGAGCACGAACCAGAGATCTTCCAAGAAACTGAAGTTGCAGCAGAATCTGCTGGCGGCGATGAAGAAATGACGGAAGACGAGTTCGAAGCACTGCTTGACGAGCTTCATGGTCCGGGAAATAGTGCAGCTTCTGCTAGTACCCCTGCTGCACAACCAGCACCCTCCAATAGCGATGAAATTACTGACGATGAATTCGAATCATTGCTAGATGAACTTCATGGCCAAGGTGCATTCAAAACAGCAGCAAAAGAGACTACGACAAGTCAAAGCAGTTCTTCTGACGAAATTGACGATAGCGAATTTGAAGCGTTATTGGATGAGTTGCATGGTAAAGGCAAAGCCCCAAGTGCTGCGCCAGCGACTCCGGCACCTAAACCTGCGGCTAAGCCTGAAGCGGCTAAGCCACAAGCCGCCAAACCAGCAGCGCAACCTGCGGCCAAGCCCGCAGCAAAAGCGCCAGCTAAGTCTGCGGCTAAAGATAAGAAGCCGGCTGCTCCTGCGGCTCCGCAAGCGGAAACTACCGTTCGTGTTGATACTAAACGTTTAGACCAAATTATGAACATGGTTGGCGAGCTCGTATTGGTGCGTAACCGACTAACGAGTTTAGGTCTGACAAAAGAAGACGAAGAGCTAACAAAAGCGGTTTCTAATCTAGATGCAGTAACAACTGATCTTCAAGGCGCGGTGATGAAAACGCGTATGCAGCCAATCAAGAAAGTATTTGGCCGCTTCCCTCGTGTTGTCCGTGATTTGGCGCGTAGCTTAAATAAAGAAATTAAGCTGATTCTTGAAGGTGAAGAAACTGATTTAGATAAGAACTTAGTTGAAGCGCTAGCTGATCCGCTAGTTCACTTAGTTCGAAACTCAGTTGACCACGGTATTGAAGAGCCAAGCGTACGTGAGGCTAATGGTAAACCGCGTGAAGGTACGGTTATTTTATCTGCTTCACAAGAAGGTGATCATATCTTACTAACCATCCGTGATGATGGTGCGGGTATGAATGCAGAAAAGCTTAAGCAAATTGCAATTGACCGCGGTGTCCTAGACGCAGAAGCTGCGGCACGTATGCCAGAAAAAGAAGCGTTCAACCTAATTTTTGCACCTGGCTTCTCAACGAAAACAGAGATTTCTGAAGTGTCTGGCCGCGGCGTTGGCATGGACGTTGTGAAGACCAAAATCACTCAGCTAAATGGTACTGTTAATATTGATTCTGAAATGGGCGTTGGCACCGTTTTAGAAATTAAAGTGCCGCTAACGTTAGCAATCTTGCCGACGCTAATGGTTGTTGTTGGCGAACAGATTTTTGCTTTACCGCTAGCTGGTGTTAACGAAATCTTCCACTTAGATTTAACTAACACTAATGTGGTAGATGGTCAGCTAACAATTATTGTTCGTGAGAAAGCTATTCCGTTGTTCTACCTTGATCAATGGTTAGTAAAAGGTAGCGAGAATAAACCACGCGAAAATGGTCATGTTGTTATCGTGCAACTAGGCACACAGCAAGTTGGCTTCGTGGTTGACAGCTTAATTGGTCAAGAAGAGGTGGTGATTAAACCATTAGACCGATTGCTACACGGTACGCCAGGTATGGCAGGCGCGACAATCACCAGTGATGGCGGTATCGCGTTAATTCTTGATGTACCAAGTATGTTAAAGCACTACGCAAAAAAATCCCTCGTTCATAAAAAGCTGCGCGGTTAACGCGCAGTTCTCAGGTTGCTGACCTGCATTAGAGAATTTACATGGCATATAAAGTATTGGTGGTTGATGACTCGAGTTTTTTTAGACGTCGAGTCAGCGATATACTAAGCCAAGACTCAAACATCGAAGTGATTGATGTGGCAGTAAATGGACAAGAAGCAGTTGAAAAGGCTGCTTCATTAAAGCCAGATGTCATTACCATGGATATCGAGATGCCAGTGTTAAATGGCATCGATGCGGTAAAAGCCATCATGGCTAATTCTCCAACCGCCATTTTAATGTTCTCGTCACTTACGCATGAAGGTGCAAAAGCAACATTTGAAGCACTAGATGCAGGCGCGTTGGACTTCTTGCCGAAAAAATTTAATGAAATAGCCAAAAACAGTGAAGACGCTGGTAGTTTACTACGTCAGCGAGTGCTAGAACTCGCAAGAAAAAGTGGCTCGGTGAAGCGTGGATTTATTCGACGCCCCGTTAGCCATGCAACGCCGAGTGTACGAACAACTTCACCTACAGCAGCTCCAGCTATAAAGCCTCGCTTTGAACGTAAAACGCCTGCAGCAACTCCAGTTTCAGCAAAGGTGATGAATACTGCTGAAAAACCTGCAAATACTG
The nucleotide sequence above comes from Thalassotalea euphylliae. Encoded proteins:
- a CDS encoding protein phosphatase CheZ; this translates as MSKLSSAKITLEQAKSLVEFIENGQQEKADQLLADIQNPINSELFAEIGKLTRQLHDSMMNFQLDSRLNDLANADIPDAKERLNYVISRTEDAANKTMDAVESIFPVVDTIQEQVKAVNPLWQKLMHNDLNLGEFKALCKDIDKLLKTTSSETEHMHALMTDVLMAQDFQDLTGQVIRKVIDLVREVEESLINMLTAFGVTEDEQREKATLKTGENLVEGPIVNTDERDDVVSDQDDVDDLLSSLGF
- a CDS encoding chemotaxis protein CheA; this encodes MSFEADEEILQDFLIEAGEILEALSEQLVELENDPDNADLLNAIFRGFHTVKGGAGFLSLTELVDACHGAENVFDILRNGQRSVTPELMDVILQALDTINEMFALVQNREQPEPADPALLAELHRLSEPEGSESAAPAPAVEEHEPEIFQETEVAAESAGGDEEMTEDEFEALLDELHGPGNSAASASTPAAQPAPSNSDEITDDEFESLLDELHGQGAFKTAAKETTTSQSSSSDEIDDSEFEALLDELHGKGKAPSAAPATPAPKPAAKPEAAKPQAAKPAAQPAAKPAAKAPAKSAAKDKKPAAPAAPQAETTVRVDTKRLDQIMNMVGELVLVRNRLTSLGLTKEDEELTKAVSNLDAVTTDLQGAVMKTRMQPIKKVFGRFPRVVRDLARSLNKEIKLILEGEETDLDKNLVEALADPLVHLVRNSVDHGIEEPSVREANGKPREGTVILSASQEGDHILLTIRDDGAGMNAEKLKQIAIDRGVLDAEAAARMPEKEAFNLIFAPGFSTKTEISEVSGRGVGMDVVKTKITQLNGTVNIDSEMGVGTVLEIKVPLTLAILPTLMVVVGEQIFALPLAGVNEIFHLDLTNTNVVDGQLTIIVREKAIPLFYLDQWLVKGSENKPRENGHVVIVQLGTQQVGFVVDSLIGQEEVVIKPLDRLLHGTPGMAGATITSDGGIALILDVPSMLKHYAKKSLVHKKLRG